The following are encoded together in the Candidatus Coatesbacteria bacterium genome:
- a CDS encoding leucine--tRNA ligase, with the protein MSPAEHYDPRGLEERWQHRWREGFCRFAQPDRLGLEPPRDKYYVLDMFPYPSGKLHMGHARNYAIGDVIARYRHRNGHTVLHPMGWDAFGLPAENAAIQRDIHPDEWTQANIATFKEAMSRLGIPYNWDREVDTSKPDYYGWTQWIFLQLYEMNLVERKASPANWCPSCQTVLANEQVVGGLCERCDGKVTQKHLEQWFFKITDYAQELLDDLEALPEWPEQVRTMQRNWIGRSEGVEFELPIDGLDEAFSVFTTRVDTVYGMTYVVLAPEHRLVEKLAQGTGHEAEVQQFVDEVLAQDRFLRAADETEKVGVFTGRYAVNPVNGRRVPIWVANYVLLEYGTGVVMAVPAHDTRDFAFARKYGLEILPVIMPPGETLTAAAMNDAYVEPGVMANSGAFDGRESTAALDDIAKMMEREGYGRRVINYRLRDWCISRQRYWGTPIPLVHCPKCGVVPVPYEKLPVELPHLVDFRPQGISPLEEAADWVAVDCPRCGKPARREVDTMDTFVDSSWYFLRYCAPSAELPFDKEQADIWMPVDTYIGGINHAVLHLMYARFITKALRDAGLHSVDEPFKRLFTQGMVTLGGKAMSKSRGNVVGIDTVCDKYGADTGRIFTLFASPPDREMEWTEEGVEGIYRFLSRLWRLFDGRWELASTEYDPDSLDDELKALHRKRHAVVKKFTKDIERIHFNTAVAAAMELVNDTYGYEAHGEVAESAHPVVAACLRDLVDVLAPFAPFLCEELNARLGESTSVHDRPWPTWDEDALEADIVTLPVQVNGKIRGQVTVAADADEETIREIALADENVARYTDGKEVKFFKVVPGKLVTIAVK; encoded by the coding sequence ATGAGTCCTGCAGAGCACTACGATCCCCGCGGCTTGGAGGAGCGCTGGCAGCACCGCTGGCGCGAGGGTTTTTGTCGATTCGCCCAGCCGGATCGTCTGGGGCTGGAGCCGCCGCGGGACAAGTACTACGTCCTCGATATGTTCCCCTACCCCTCGGGCAAGCTGCACATGGGCCACGCGCGCAACTATGCCATCGGCGACGTCATCGCCCGCTACCGCCACCGCAACGGGCATACTGTGCTGCACCCGATGGGTTGGGACGCCTTCGGCCTGCCGGCGGAGAACGCCGCCATCCAACGCGACATCCATCCCGACGAGTGGACCCAGGCCAACATCGCCACCTTCAAGGAGGCCATGAGCCGCCTGGGGATCCCCTATAACTGGGACCGCGAGGTCGACACCTCCAAGCCCGACTACTACGGCTGGACCCAGTGGATCTTTTTGCAGCTTTACGAGATGAACCTGGTGGAGCGCAAGGCCAGCCCGGCCAACTGGTGTCCGAGCTGCCAGACGGTGCTGGCCAACGAGCAGGTCGTCGGGGGGCTTTGCGAGCGCTGCGACGGCAAGGTGACCCAGAAGCATCTCGAACAGTGGTTCTTCAAGATCACCGACTACGCCCAGGAGTTGTTGGACGATCTCGAAGCGCTGCCCGAGTGGCCGGAGCAGGTGCGCACCATGCAGCGCAACTGGATCGGCCGCTCCGAGGGCGTCGAGTTCGAGCTGCCCATCGATGGGCTGGACGAAGCCTTCTCCGTCTTCACCACCCGAGTGGATACGGTCTACGGCATGACCTACGTGGTGCTGGCACCGGAGCACCGGCTGGTCGAAAAGCTGGCGCAGGGAACGGGACACGAAGCCGAGGTGCAACAATTCGTCGACGAGGTGCTGGCCCAGGACCGCTTCCTGCGCGCCGCCGACGAGACCGAGAAGGTCGGCGTCTTCACCGGACGCTACGCCGTCAATCCGGTCAACGGTCGCCGGGTGCCGATCTGGGTGGCCAATTATGTCCTGCTGGAATACGGCACCGGCGTGGTGATGGCGGTTCCCGCCCACGACACCCGGGACTTCGCCTTCGCCCGCAAGTACGGTCTGGAGATCCTCCCGGTGATCATGCCGCCGGGGGAGACCCTGACGGCCGCCGCGATGAACGACGCCTACGTCGAGCCCGGGGTGATGGCGAACTCCGGCGCCTTCGACGGCCGCGAGAGCACGGCGGCGCTGGACGACATCGCCAAGATGATGGAGCGGGAGGGCTACGGTCGCCGGGTGATCAACTACCGCCTGCGTGACTGGTGCATCAGTCGCCAGCGCTACTGGGGCACACCGATCCCCCTCGTTCACTGCCCGAAATGCGGTGTGGTGCCGGTACCCTACGAGAAGCTGCCCGTCGAGCTGCCCCACTTGGTCGATTTCCGCCCCCAGGGGATCAGCCCCCTCGAGGAGGCCGCGGACTGGGTGGCCGTCGACTGTCCGCGCTGCGGCAAACCCGCCCGGCGCGAGGTCGACACCATGGACACCTTCGTCGACAGCTCCTGGTACTTCCTGCGCTACTGCGCCCCCAGCGCCGAGCTGCCCTTCGACAAAGAGCAGGCCGACATCTGGATGCCCGTCGACACCTACATCGGCGGCATCAACCACGCCGTGCTGCACCTGATGTACGCCCGCTTCATCACCAAGGCGCTGCGCGACGCCGGCCTGCACTCCGTCGACGAGCCCTTCAAGCGCCTGTTCACCCAGGGGATGGTCACCCTGGGCGGCAAGGCGATGAGCAAGAGCCGGGGCAACGTCGTCGGCATCGATACGGTCTGCGATAAATACGGCGCCGACACCGGGCGCATCTTCACCCTCTTCGCCTCGCCGCCGGACCGTGAGATGGAGTGGACCGAGGAGGGCGTCGAGGGCATCTATCGCTTCCTGAGCCGGCTCTGGCGGCTCTTCGACGGCCGCTGGGAGCTGGCTTCGACCGAGTACGATCCCGACTCGCTGGACGATGAGCTGAAGGCCCTACACCGAAAACGTCATGCGGTAGTCAAAAAGTTCACCAAGGACATCGAGCGCATCCACTTCAACACGGCCGTCGCCGCGGCGATGGAGCTGGTCAACGACACCTACGGCTACGAGGCCCACGGCGAAGTCGCCGAAAGCGCCCATCCCGTCGTCGCCGCCTGTCTGCGCGACCTGGTCGACGTGCTGGCGCCCTTCGCCCCCTTCCTCTGCGAGGAGCTCAACGCCCGTCTGGGCGAGAGCACCTCGGTCCACGACCGACCCTGGCCGACCTGGGACGAGGACGCCCTGGAGGCCGACATCGTCACCCTGCCGGTTCAGGTCAACGGCAAGATTCGCGGCCAGGTAACCGTGGCCGCCGACGCCGACGAGGAAACGATACGCGAGATCGCCCTGGCCGACGAAAACGTCGCCCGCTACACCGATGGTAAAGAAGTGAAATTCTTCAAGGTCGTACCGGGCAAGCTGGTGACCATCGCCGTCAAGTGA
- a CDS encoding DUF1566 domain-containing protein, which translates to MRRTNRRYLFILPALILFAVAACDSVAAAGDGEAAGDGSVVDTEQSTCYDNTGPINPPGSGEAFYGQDAQYDGVQPSYRDNGDGTVTDLNTGLVWQQDFAGRMSWEEAGDYAAELELAGCEDWRLPTIEELTSIALFSGGMLTQTPYLDTDYFAFEYPRPPYRDIDGQYWSSNLYVGLVFAGDEAAFGFNFADGHIKAYPTRHGPDGSPFEAYVRCVRGEAYGESVFIDNGDGTLTDQSTGLMWQRGDDGECYNWEEALAYAEGLELAGFDDWRLPDAKELQSIIDYSSNDPALDPLFELSDPDVWGWTATTHGDDYRSAVYVCFGKAVDYRGTDVHGAGALRSDPKSGDPGDYPTGRGPQNDEVRIYNSVLGVRDAD; encoded by the coding sequence ATGCGACGCACCAACAGGCGATATCTGTTCATCTTGCCGGCCCTGATCCTGTTCGCGGTCGCGGCCTGCGACAGCGTCGCCGCGGCGGGCGACGGCGAGGCGGCGGGCGACGGTTCCGTCGTCGATACCGAGCAGAGCACCTGCTACGACAACACGGGCCCGATAAACCCCCCGGGCTCCGGGGAGGCCTTCTACGGACAGGACGCTCAGTATGACGGCGTCCAGCCGTCGTACCGGGACAACGGCGACGGCACGGTGACCGATCTCAACACCGGCCTGGTCTGGCAACAGGACTTCGCCGGGCGGATGAGCTGGGAGGAGGCCGGCGACTACGCCGCGGAGCTCGAGCTGGCCGGTTGCGAGGACTGGCGCCTGCCGACGATCGAGGAGTTGACTTCGATCGCCCTGTTCTCCGGCGGTATGCTGACCCAGACCCCCTATCTGGACACCGACTACTTCGCTTTCGAGTACCCCCGGCCGCCGTACCGGGACATCGACGGCCAGTACTGGTCGAGCAATCTGTACGTCGGCCTGGTTTTCGCCGGCGATGAAGCGGCCTTCGGCTTCAATTTCGCCGACGGTCACATCAAGGCCTACCCGACGCGGCACGGCCCGGACGGGAGTCCCTTCGAGGCCTATGTACGCTGCGTCCGGGGCGAGGCTTACGGCGAAAGCGTCTTCATCGACAACGGCGACGGCACGCTGACCGACCAATCGACGGGGCTGATGTGGCAGCGGGGCGACGACGGTGAATGCTACAACTGGGAGGAGGCCCTGGCCTACGCCGAGGGGCTCGAACTGGCGGGCTTCGACGACTGGCGCCTGCCCGACGCCAAGGAGCTGCAATCGATCATCGACTACTCCAGCAACGACCCGGCGCTGGACCCCCTCTTCGAGCTCAGCGATCCCGACGTCTGGGGCTGGACGGCGACCACCCACGGCGACGATTATCGTAGCGCCGTCTACGTCTGCTTCGGCAAGGCCGTCGACTACCGGGGGACCGACGTCCACGGCGCCGGAGCCCTGCGCAGCGATCCCAAGAGCGGCGACCCCGGGGATTATCCCACAGGCCGCGGACCGCAGAACGACGAGGTGCGGATCTACAACAGCGTGCTCGGTGTCCGCGACGCGGATTAA
- a CDS encoding DNA internalization-related competence protein ComEC/Rec2 yields MEREDQRGFDTRPAYRRTERPPPASPLVLLAAACALGAGTSAWLDPPVAVGAAGVLAGLTLILLWGRTVKHLALVAATLASLAAGLGLHAAAHDELTAQRARLEALSGASELTVRVVGPVDVDDERCRAVVEIVHTPAALDDLRGARLSLGVYDAPELTPRPGELLHGPLFLDGVDPPANPLVPDYGEYLSARGVAGWARNVSGLERVGEAVGPLEAFLRLRAWLTAHALTPLEEEARGLASALLLGDRSGIPTQELERYRRSGVFHVFAVSGLHVGLVGYLLFALGGTLPLRRRGRYLLALVGIAAFTLLTGARPPALRACLMAGIYLGGRLLGRPAHLGTSVAAAGLLLLLVEPLQITDISFQLSFTAAAGIAAFTPRTARWLKRRRLPGLVAEPLAATCGAQLALFPLLALHFSRVPLAGMLLNLLVVPLVGMILLVGLPYLLLAAAWSAAAPLLGVPLTHLLRALDWLVGEALAWAPLTVDVRQPSWWLVLGTLGLLSLAWWLLVKLERRRRLWALAPAAVLLTLWAVQVLRTAHPDELRLTFFDVARGDCILLESPAGDRILLDGGADWADPAAEYLRRRGIDELDAVVLTHPDEDHCAGLVPVLQHCTVERVYRPPEVLGTAAFSEYLGAEAACGAAVIHPAFGTRPPTRDPALSLTVLSNSAVGYPGDDTNNASLVLLLNYGGFSALFTGDLEAEGEAALLSRWPGEVVDLLKVPHHGSLSGTTPQLLEALRPGHAVVFPSAGTFDEPVRWRLAEHGCWLYNVGELGAAVLQTDGRRFSLGRFDGAFAPAVVESAGGR; encoded by the coding sequence ATGGAGCGGGAGGACCAGCGCGGTTTCGACACCCGCCCGGCCTACCGCAGAACCGAACGGCCGCCGCCGGCGTCACCCCTGGTGCTGCTGGCGGCGGCCTGCGCTTTGGGCGCCGGAACATCGGCCTGGCTGGATCCGCCCGTCGCGGTGGGCGCGGCCGGGGTGCTGGCCGGCCTGACCCTGATCCTGCTCTGGGGCCGAACGGTCAAACACCTGGCCCTCGTCGCCGCCACCCTGGCTTCGCTGGCGGCGGGGTTGGGACTCCACGCCGCCGCCCACGACGAGCTGACCGCCCAGCGGGCGCGGCTGGAGGCCCTGAGCGGCGCCAGCGAGCTGACCGTCCGGGTGGTCGGCCCCGTCGACGTCGACGACGAGCGCTGCCGGGCCGTCGTCGAGATCGTCCACACCCCGGCGGCCCTGGACGACCTGCGCGGCGCCCGCCTGAGCCTGGGCGTCTACGACGCGCCGGAGCTGACGCCGCGGCCCGGCGAGCTACTCCACGGACCGCTGTTCCTCGACGGCGTGGACCCGCCGGCCAATCCCCTGGTCCCCGACTACGGCGAGTATCTGAGCGCCCGGGGCGTGGCCGGTTGGGCCAGGAACGTCAGCGGACTCGAACGGGTCGGCGAGGCCGTCGGGCCGCTGGAGGCCTTCCTCAGGCTGCGGGCCTGGCTGACAGCTCACGCCTTGACGCCGCTGGAGGAGGAGGCCCGGGGCCTGGCAAGTGCCTTGCTGCTGGGCGACCGCTCGGGTATCCCGACGCAGGAGCTGGAGCGCTACCGCCGCTCCGGCGTCTTCCACGTCTTCGCCGTCAGTGGGCTCCACGTCGGCCTGGTCGGTTATCTGCTGTTCGCCCTGGGCGGGACGCTGCCGCTGAGGCGTCGCGGTCGCTACCTGCTGGCCCTGGTGGGGATCGCGGCCTTCACCCTGCTGACCGGGGCCCGCCCACCGGCGCTGCGGGCCTGCCTGATGGCCGGGATCTACCTCGGCGGTCGCCTGCTGGGTCGCCCGGCCCACCTGGGCACCTCGGTGGCCGCCGCCGGACTGCTGCTGTTGCTCGTCGAACCGCTGCAGATAACCGACATCAGCTTTCAGCTTTCTTTCACCGCCGCCGCGGGCATCGCCGCCTTCACTCCGCGGACGGCGCGCTGGTTGAAACGGCGGCGGCTGCCCGGCCTCGTTGCCGAACCCCTGGCGGCGACCTGCGGCGCCCAACTGGCGCTGTTCCCGCTATTGGCCCTGCACTTCTCCCGGGTGCCCCTGGCGGGCATGCTGCTCAACCTGCTGGTCGTCCCCCTGGTGGGGATGATCCTGCTGGTCGGCCTGCCCTATCTGTTGCTGGCCGCCGCCTGGAGCGCGGCGGCGCCCCTGCTCGGCGTCCCCCTGACCCACCTGCTGCGGGCCCTGGACTGGCTGGTCGGCGAGGCCCTGGCCTGGGCGCCGCTGACCGTCGACGTGCGTCAGCCCTCGTGGTGGCTCGTACTGGGCACCCTGGGCTTGCTGAGCCTCGCCTGGTGGCTGCTGGTTAAGCTCGAACGCCGACGGCGGCTCTGGGCTCTGGCGCCCGCCGCCGTTCTCCTGACCCTCTGGGCCGTGCAGGTGCTGCGAACCGCCCACCCCGACGAGCTGCGGCTCACCTTCTTCGACGTCGCCCGGGGGGACTGCATCCTGCTCGAGAGTCCGGCGGGCGACCGGATCCTGCTCGACGGCGGGGCGGATTGGGCCGATCCGGCCGCCGAGTATCTGCGGCGGCGGGGCATCGACGAGCTGGACGCCGTCGTGCTGACCCACCCCGACGAGGACCACTGCGCCGGACTGGTTCCAGTACTGCAACACTGTACCGTCGAGCGCGTCTACCGCCCGCCGGAGGTCCTGGGCACGGCGGCCTTCAGCGAGTACCTCGGCGCCGAGGCGGCTTGCGGGGCCGCGGTGATCCATCCGGCCTTCGGAACCCGCCCACCGACGCGGGATCCCGCTTTGAGCCTGACCGTGCTGTCGAACTCGGCGGTCGGTTACCCCGGCGACGACACCAACAACGCCTCGCTGGTGCTGTTGCTGAACTACGGCGGTTTCAGCGCCCTGTTCACCGGCGATCTCGAGGCCGAGGGTGAAGCCGCCTTGCTGTCACGCTGGCCCGGCGAGGTCGTCGACCTGCTCAAGGTGCCCCACCACGGCTCGCTCAGCGGGACGACGCCCCAGCTCCTCGAGGCGCTGCGTCCCGGACACGCCGTGGTCTTCCCGTCGGCGGGCACCTTCGACGAGCCGGTGCGCTGGCGCCTGGCCGAGCACGGCTGCTGGCTGTACAACGTCGGCGAACTCGGCGCGGCGGTGCTGCAGACCGACGGCCGGCGGTTCAGTCTGGGGCGCTTCGACGGCGCCTTCGCCCCGGCGGTGGTCGAGTCGGCCGGAGGTAGGTAG
- the lgt gene encoding prolipoprotein diacylglyceryl transferase, with the protein MLPTILTCGPLTLRAYGLMLATSFIVGMLVSANRARNRGIDPRHVYDLSLVILLSAVIGARLFHFAFHYEAYAVTGEPWLQLLRIWDGGLMLFGGFIFALIGSLVYLRVKKQPLWEITDIIAPAVPLGLGFTRIGCFLNGCCFGRPTDSWLGVVFPNNAPAYSIKTGILPGTPVLPTQLFESAAGFAFFGLLLLVERKWKRFHGLLFGLMVALFGAWRLFIEFYRYREDDMQALGGLLSKNQIISIVITLVGVAIIIWRWLYVRKKGELLDPAAEWQTIAKRSANYRKQRGKSRAKKSGSGK; encoded by the coding sequence ATGCTACCGACCATCCTCACCTGTGGCCCGCTGACCCTGCGCGCCTACGGCCTGATGCTGGCGACCTCCTTCATCGTCGGCATGCTGGTCTCGGCCAACCGGGCGCGTAATCGTGGTATCGATCCCCGCCACGTCTACGACCTCTCCCTGGTGATCCTGCTGTCGGCCGTCATCGGCGCCCGGCTGTTCCATTTCGCCTTCCACTACGAGGCCTACGCCGTCACCGGCGAGCCCTGGCTGCAACTGCTGCGCATCTGGGACGGCGGCCTGATGCTCTTCGGCGGTTTCATCTTCGCCTTAATCGGCTCGCTCGTCTACCTGCGTGTCAAGAAACAGCCCCTGTGGGAGATCACCGACATCATCGCCCCGGCGGTACCCCTGGGGCTGGGCTTCACCCGGATCGGCTGCTTCCTCAACGGCTGCTGCTTCGGCCGGCCGACGGATTCCTGGCTGGGCGTGGTCTTCCCCAACAACGCCCCGGCGTACTCGATCAAAACGGGCATCCTGCCGGGTACGCCGGTCCTGCCGACCCAGCTGTTCGAATCCGCCGCCGGCTTCGCCTTCTTCGGCCTGCTGCTGCTGGTCGAGCGCAAGTGGAAGCGCTTCCACGGCCTGCTCTTCGGCCTGATGGTGGCCCTCTTCGGCGCCTGGCGCCTGTTCATCGAGTTCTACCGCTACCGCGAGGACGACATGCAAGCCCTGGGCGGCCTGCTGTCCAAGAACCAGATCATCAGCATCGTCATCACCCTGGTCGGGGTGGCGATCATCATCTGGCGCTGGCTCTACGTGCGCAAGAAGGGCGAATTGCTCGATCCGGCCGCCGAGTGGCAGACGATCGCCAAGCGCAGCGCCAACTACCGCAAGCAACGCGGCAAGAGCCGGGCCAAGAAGAGCGGCTCGGGGAAGTAG
- a CDS encoding 2-hydroxyacyl-CoA dehydratase, with translation MTPRRPLGITATVPLEIALAAGLRLVDLNNALVRGPDPAGAVAAAEADGFPRNTCAWIKGIYTTIKRLGLQRVVGVTQGDCSNTEALLELLTDEGVETVPFAYPASREPAELRRAMEGFAADLGTTLAAAEECREGLRPQRAGLERLDELVVRGERRGVDYFELALTATDFGGDPAAYLNRLEEVLRHGPPPTARGLRLGCLGVPPAFSDLSERLADFGAEIVYWEIPRQFTMPHDSADLVAQYRAYSYPYGMAFRLRDIARQTARRRLDGLVHYVQAFCFRQIEDILVRRILPDVPLLTLEGDRPGPLDGRDLLRLESFCESLLLEL, from the coding sequence ATGACCCCCCGCCGGCCGTTGGGCATCACAGCCACTGTTCCCCTCGAGATCGCCCTGGCGGCGGGGCTGCGCCTGGTGGACCTCAACAATGCCCTGGTTCGCGGTCCGGACCCCGCCGGCGCCGTCGCCGCCGCCGAGGCCGACGGCTTTCCCCGCAACACCTGCGCCTGGATCAAGGGCATCTACACCACGATCAAGCGGCTGGGCCTCCAGCGCGTCGTCGGGGTGACCCAGGGCGACTGCTCCAACACCGAGGCCCTGCTGGAGTTGCTGACCGACGAGGGCGTCGAGACCGTGCCCTTCGCCTACCCGGCCTCGCGCGAGCCCGCCGAGCTGCGCCGGGCCATGGAGGGCTTCGCCGCCGACCTCGGTACCACCCTCGCCGCCGCCGAGGAGTGCCGCGAAGGCCTGCGCCCCCAGAGGGCCGGACTCGAACGCCTCGACGAACTCGTCGTCCGCGGCGAGCGTCGGGGGGTCGATTACTTCGAGCTGGCCCTGACCGCCACCGATTTCGGCGGTGACCCGGCCGCCTATCTAAACCGACTTGAAGAGGTCCTGCGCCACGGTCCGCCGCCGACGGCCCGCGGTCTGCGCCTGGGCTGCCTCGGCGTGCCCCCGGCCTTCAGCGACCTGTCCGAGCGCCTGGCCGACTTCGGCGCCGAGATCGTCTACTGGGAGATCCCCCGTCAGTTCACCATGCCCCACGACAGCGCCGATCTCGTCGCCCAGTACCGCGCCTACAGCTATCCCTACGGCATGGCCTTCCGCCTGCGCGACATCGCTCGCCAGACCGCCCGCCGCCGTCTCGACGGCCTCGTCCACTACGTCCAGGCCTTCTGCTTCCGCCAAATCGAAGACATACTGGTTCGGCGTATTTTGCCCGATGTACCCCTGCTGACGCTCGAAGGCGACCGCCCCGGTCCCCTGGACGGCCGGGACCTGCTGCGCCTGGAGAGCTTCTGCGAAAGCCTGCTGCTGGAGCTCTGA
- a CDS encoding glycosyltransferase, translated as MLILHYTHDLPLSGPQRGTADVCAGLRARGWPTAAASLTGDGPARAYFNARGLEVHPVGRPADSQLVLGFKLARLARRLGATALHGHPDRVPSWIAGLLTGLPVFITFHRYGFDGRAIRLLTRLAAPATAGFGAVSRRVRRYAVDRVGLPADKVVYIPNGMDTERFHPGFMSRERARRELELPAEAPVLCYVGRLAHRKGLAPALKALVRLEGAVLVLVGDGDYRDELERLARRLRLGGRLRFTGRLADPRPVYAASDVAVAVGRGESFNRGLVEPLLMGIPAVGLAQGGVPAVVPRECWELLIPRYEAELLAAKLREVLADPVRYRRLAALAAERVRVEFTVAAMVEAHARLYERVLLRGLPPSAEPAGRRFPRFPGAVDPDVTPPRLPCETIDVVGYTLDERPPKT; from the coding sequence ATGCTCATCCTGCACTACACCCACGACCTGCCCCTCTCCGGTCCCCAGCGCGGCACGGCCGACGTCTGCGCCGGGCTGCGCGCGCGGGGCTGGCCCACGGCGGCGGCCAGCCTGACCGGCGACGGCCCGGCCCGAGCCTACTTCAACGCCCGGGGCCTCGAGGTCCACCCCGTCGGCCGACCCGCTGACTCCCAGCTCGTCCTGGGGTTCAAGCTGGCCCGCCTGGCCCGGCGCCTCGGCGCCACGGCCCTCCACGGTCACCCGGACCGCGTGCCGAGCTGGATCGCCGGCCTGCTGACCGGCCTGCCCGTCTTCATCACCTTCCACCGCTACGGTTTCGACGGCCGGGCCATCCGTCTGCTGACCCGGCTGGCCGCCCCGGCGACGGCGGGCTTCGGCGCCGTCAGCCGCCGGGTGCGCCGCTACGCCGTCGACCGCGTCGGCCTGCCCGCCGACAAGGTCGTCTACATCCCCAACGGCATGGACACCGAGCGCTTCCACCCCGGCTTCATGAGCCGGGAGCGGGCGCGTCGCGAGCTGGAGCTGCCCGCCGAAGCCCCGGTGCTGTGCTACGTCGGTCGTCTGGCCCATCGCAAGGGCCTGGCTCCGGCGCTCAAGGCCCTGGTCCGGCTGGAGGGGGCCGTTCTCGTTCTCGTTGGCGACGGCGACTACCGCGACGAGTTGGAGCGCCTGGCCCGGCGGTTGCGGCTGGGCGGGCGTCTGCGCTTCACCGGCCGCCTGGCCGATCCCCGTCCAGTCTACGCCGCCAGCGACGTCGCCGTGGCCGTCGGCCGCGGCGAGAGTTTCAACCGCGGGCTGGTCGAGCCGTTGCTGATGGGCATTCCCGCCGTGGGCCTGGCCCAGGGCGGCGTACCCGCCGTGGTGCCCCGGGAGTGCTGGGAGCTGCTCATCCCGCGCTACGAGGCGGAGCTGCTGGCCGCCAAGCTGCGCGAGGTGCTGGCCGATCCGGTCCGCTACCGCCGCCTGGCCGCCCTGGCCGCCGAGCGCGTGCGCGTCGAATTCACCGTCGCGGCGATGGTCGAGGCCCACGCCCGGCTCTACGAACGGGTCCTGTTGCGCGGCCTGCCGCCCTCCGCCGAGCCGGCCGGCCGACGCTTTCCCCGCTTCCCCGGCGCCGTCGACCCCGACGTCACTCCACCGCGGCTGCCCTGCGAAACCATCGACGTCGTCGGTTACACCCTTGACGAACGCCCGCCGAAGACCTAA
- the sfsA gene encoding DNA/RNA nuclease SfsA, with translation MSNSCRLTLYPAFDRAVTIKRHNRFVAGVRRPDGGCEDVHVPNSGRLPELFTPGLPCLLVHYGGARKYPSSVVAVYYDDAWVLIDTQATNRIAAELLRRGLLEPFAGYGAVRAEVVRKPPGHSGSVKGLPRFDFRLDDHAAGRPPCWLEVKSVTLALDGTALFPDAVTSRGARHVEELGGIAAAGHEAAALLFLVQRADPRRFAPNDATDPAFGAALRRAVERGLEVHVRRLRIEPCAENGGPLEVVLDGHLPLELSRGS, from the coding sequence ATGAGCAATTCCTGCCGCCTGACCCTCTACCCCGCCTTCGACCGCGCCGTCACCATCAAGCGCCACAACCGCTTCGTCGCCGGGGTGCGCCGTCCCGACGGCGGCTGCGAGGACGTTCACGTTCCCAATTCCGGCCGTCTGCCCGAGCTGTTCACCCCGGGGCTGCCCTGCCTGCTGGTGCATTACGGCGGCGCGCGCAAGTATCCCTCCAGCGTGGTCGCGGTGTATTACGACGACGCCTGGGTGCTGATCGACACCCAGGCCACCAACCGCATCGCCGCTGAGCTGCTGCGGCGCGGTCTGTTGGAGCCCTTCGCCGGCTACGGCGCCGTGCGCGCCGAGGTCGTGCGCAAGCCGCCGGGCCATTCGGGCTCGGTCAAGGGCCTGCCGCGCTTCGACTTCCGCCTGGACGACCACGCCGCCGGCCGACCGCCCTGCTGGCTGGAGGTCAAGAGCGTCACCCTGGCCCTCGACGGCACGGCCCTGTTCCCCGACGCCGTCACCAGCCGCGGCGCCCGACATGTTGAGGAGCTGGGCGGGATCGCCGCCGCCGGGCACGAGGCCGCCGCCCTGCTGTTCCTCGTCCAGCGGGCCGATCCGCGGCGCTTCGCTCCCAACGACGCGACCGATCCCGCCTTCGGCGCCGCCCTGCGCCGGGCCGTCGAGCGGGGGCTGGAGGTCCACGTCCGCCGCCTGCGAATCGAACCCTGCGCCGAGAACGGCGGCCCCCTCGAGGTCGTCCTCGACGGTCATCTGCCGCTGGAGCTGAGCCGCGGCAGCTGA
- a CDS encoding ferritin, with product MGTRGRAIVGVDVDELLVVMNKALADEWLAYYQYWVASKIVAGPMRENVIAELVEHANDELRHAELLADRIAQLGGTPLLEPRAWYDHTNCGYEPPTDPYVRVVIEQNIKAEQCAIDVYQKLSDMVYDKDRTTYNIAQSILEDEIEHEDDLEALLEDMDLMKQRG from the coding sequence ATGGGAACCCGTGGACGCGCCATCGTCGGCGTGGATGTCGATGAACTCCTCGTCGTGATGAACAAGGCCCTGGCCGACGAGTGGCTGGCCTACTACCAGTACTGGGTGGCCTCGAAGATCGTCGCCGGACCGATGCGCGAGAACGTCATCGCCGAGCTCGTCGAGCACGCGAACGACGAACTGCGTCACGCCGAGTTGCTGGCCGACCGTATCGCCCAGCTCGGCGGCACCCCGCTGCTGGAGCCCCGGGCCTGGTACGACCATACCAACTGCGGCTACGAGCCGCCGACGGACCCCTACGTCCGGGTGGTCATCGAGCAGAACATCAAGGCCGAGCAGTGCGCCATCGACGTCTACCAGAAGCTCTCCGACATGGTCTACGACAAGGACCGCACGACCTACAACATCGCCCAGAGCATCCTGGAGGACGAGATCGAGCACGAGGACGATCTGGAGGCCCTGCTGGAGGACATGGACCTGATGAAGCAGCGTGGCTGA